A genome region from Hippopotamus amphibius kiboko isolate mHipAmp2 chromosome 1, mHipAmp2.hap2, whole genome shotgun sequence includes the following:
- the GNPDA1 gene encoding glucosamine-6-phosphate isomerase 1, with protein MKLIILDHYSQASEWAAKYIRNRIIQFNPGPDKYFTLGLPTGSTPLGCYKKLIEYYKNGDLSFKYVKTFNMDEYVGLPRDHPESYHSFMWNNFFKDIDIHPENTHILDGNAADLQAECDAFEEKIKAAGGIELFVGGIGPDGHIAFNEPGSSLVSRTRVKTLAMDTILANARFFDGDLAKVPTMALTVGVGTVMDAREVMILITGAHKAFALYKAIEEGVNHMWTVSAFQQHPRTVFVCDEDATLELKVKTVKYFKGLMLVHNKLVDPLYSIKEKETEKSQSSKKPYSD; from the exons ATGAAGCTCATCATCCTGGACCACTATTCTCAGGCCAGTGAGTGGGCAGCCAAATACATCAGGAACCGCATCATCCAGTTTAACCCAGGACCAGACAAGTACTTCACCCTGGGGCTTCCCACTG GGAGCACCCCACTTGGCTGCTACAAGAAGCTGATTGAATACTATAAGAATGGAGACCTGTCCTTCAAATATGTGAAGACTTTCAACATGGATGAGTATGTGG GCCTTCCTCGAGACCACCCGGAGAGCTACCACTCCTTCATGTGGAACAACTTCTTCAAGGACATTGACATCCACCCAGAAAACACCCACATTCTGGATGGGAATGCAGCTGACCTGCAGGCTGAGTGTGATGCCTTTGAAGAGAAGATCAAGGCTGCGGGTGGGATTGAGCTGTTTGTTGGAG GCATCGGCCCTGATGGACACATTGCCTTCAACGAGCCGGGGTCCAGTCTGGTATCCAGGACGCGTGTGAAGACGCTAGCCATGGACACCATCCTGGCTAACGCTAGGTTCTTCGATGGAGATCTCGCCAAGGTGCCCACCATGGCCCTGACGGTGGGCGTGGGCACTGTCATGGATGCTAGAGAG GTGATGATCCTCATCACAGGCGCTCACAAGGCCTTCGCTCTGTACAAGGCCATCGAGGAGGGGGTGAACCACATGTGGACCGTGTCTGCCTTCCAGCAGCATCCCCGCACGGTGTTTGTGTGCGACGAGGATGCCACCCTGGAGTTGAAAGTGAAGACCGTCAAGTATTTCAAAG GTTTAATGCTTGTTCATAACAAGTTGGTGGATCCCTTGTACAgtatcaaagagaaagaaacagagaaaagccaGTCATCTAAGAAACCATACAGTGATTAG